From one Bos taurus isolate L1 Dominette 01449 registration number 42190680 breed Hereford chromosome 24, ARS-UCD2.0, whole genome shotgun sequence genomic stretch:
- the SLC14A2 gene encoding urea transporter 2 isoform X2 translates to MEDSSEIKVETGISKTSWIRSSLATIGKRIRKALGYITGEMKECGQGLKDKSPVFQFLDWVLRGTSQVMFVNNPLSGILIVLGLFIQNPWWAISGCLGTVVSTLTALILSQDKSAIAAGLHGYNGVLVGLLMAVFSDKGDYFWWLLLPVIVMSMSCPILSSALGTIFSKWDLPVFTLPFNIAVTLYLAATGHYNLFFPTTLLQPVSSVPNITWSEIQVPLLLRAIPVGIGQVYGCDNPWTGGIFLIALFISSPLICLHAAIGSTIGMLAALTLATPFDSIYFGLCGFNSSLACIAIGGMFYVITWQTHLLAIACALFTAYLGTALANMLSVCGLPPCTWPFCFSALTFLLLTTNNPAIYKLPLSRVTYPEANRIYHLSQEKNRRASTITKYQAYDVS, encoded by the exons ATGGAGGACAGCTCCGAGATAAAGGTGGAAACGGGCATCTCCAAGACTTCCTGGATTCGGAGCTCCCTGGCCACCATCGGGAAGAGGATCCGCAAAGCCCTGGGGTACATCACCGGAGAGATGAAGGAGTGTGGACAGGGTCTTAAAG ACAAATCCCCAGTGTTCCAGTTCCTCGACTGGGTGCTCCGGGGCACGTCCCAGGTGATGTTTGTGAACAACCCCCTCAGCGGCATCCTCATCGTCCTCGGCCTCTTCATCCAGAACCCCTGGTGGGCCATCTCGGGCTGCCTGGGCACCGTGGTGTCCACCCTGACAGCCCTCATCCTGAGTCAGGACAA GTCTGCCATCGCAGCTGGACTTCACGGCTATAACGGGGTCCTGGTGGGGCTGCTGATGGCCGTGTTCTCAGACAAAGGCGACTATTTCTGGTGGCTTCTACTCCCGGTCATCGTGATGTCCATGTCTTG CCCCATCCTCTCCAGTGCCCTGGGCACCATCTTCAGCAAGTGGGACCTCCCGGTCTTCACCCTGCCCTTCAACATCGCCGTGACCCTGTACCTGGCGGCCACGGGCCACTACAACCTCTTCTTCCCCACGACACTGCTGCAGCCGGTCTCCTCCGTGCCCAACATCACCTGGTCAGAGATCCAAGTGCCCTTG CTTTTGAGAGCCATCCCTGTTGGAATCGGCCAAGTGTACGGCTGCGATAACCCCTGGACTGGAGGCATTTTCCTCATAGCTTTGTTCATATCATCGCCTCTTATTTGCTTGCATGCTGCAATTGGATCCACCATTGGGATGTTAGCAG CTCTCACTCTCGCAACGCCCTTTGACTCCATCTACTTCGGACTATGTGGCTTCAACAGCTCGCTGGCCTGCATCGCCATAGGAGGCATGTTCTATGTCATCACCTGGCAGACACACCTCCTCGCCATCGCCTGCG cactgtttacagccTATCTGGGTACCGCCCTGGCTAACATGTTGTCTGTG TGTGGATTACCACCCTGcacctggcccttctgcttctCTGCCCTCACCTTCCTGCTCCTGACGACCAACAACCCCGCCATCTACAAGCTCCCACTCAGCAGAGTCACCTACCCAGAGGCCAACCGCATCTACCACCTGtcccaggagaaaaacagaagagcATCGACCATCACAAAGTACCAGGCCTACGATGTCTCCTAA